A genomic window from Microvirga sp. TS319 includes:
- a CDS encoding SH3 domain-containing protein — MRKIAAVIAAFLLSAVSAEAQQPPGGRLGTGLPVPRFVSLKTDRVNLREGPSKDHRTAWVFQRAGLPVEIVAEYETWRRIRDSEGTEGWVLHSLLSGRRTALVMPWAKKGEAPIGLLDRPDDKGGVVAQMQPGVITNVKACDGKWCRVMISMDRARDLDGYVQQEKLWGVYPNEQIE, encoded by the coding sequence ATGCGCAAGATCGCCGCCGTCATTGCCGCTTTCCTTCTCAGCGCAGTGTCGGCCGAGGCGCAGCAGCCGCCCGGCGGACGCCTCGGCACCGGCCTGCCGGTGCCGCGCTTCGTGAGCCTGAAGACCGACCGCGTGAACCTGCGCGAGGGTCCCTCCAAGGATCACCGGACGGCTTGGGTGTTCCAGCGCGCGGGCCTGCCTGTCGAGATCGTCGCCGAATACGAGACCTGGCGGCGCATCCGCGATTCGGAGGGTACCGAAGGCTGGGTTCTGCACTCCCTTCTGTCCGGACGGCGCACGGCCCTCGTCATGCCCTGGGCCAAGAAAGGCGAGGCGCCGATCGGCCTTCTCGACCGGCCGGATGACAAGGGAGGTGTCGTCGCCCAGATGCAGCCGGGCGTGATCACCAACGTAAAGGCCTGCGACGGCAAATGGTGCCGCGTCATGATCAGCATGGATCGCGCGCGGGACCTCGACGGCTACGTGCAGCAGGAGAAGCTCTGGGGCGTCTATCCCAACGAGCAGATCGAATAG
- a CDS encoding Crp/Fnr family transcriptional regulator: protein MTTNPFVLKLEQRDRLSDDEKRVLENSISRIRVVEADEDIVHEGATPSESNLLLDGFAARYKIFSNGRRQITAIHVAGDFVDLHSFLLKAMDHGVLALTPCRVAMVPHAALERITDEHPHLTRLLWLNTLIDGAIHREWLTTMGRLSATAHMAHFMCELFLRLKAVGRTDRDTIQLPLTQAELGDTLGLSTVHVNRVLQELRKEGLIRWQGDALTILDWERLEAVGEFTPTYLNLQYDHR, encoded by the coding sequence ATGACCACCAATCCCTTCGTCCTCAAACTCGAACAGCGCGACCGGCTCTCGGACGACGAGAAGCGGGTTCTCGAAAATTCTATTTCGCGCATTCGGGTGGTCGAGGCCGACGAGGACATCGTGCATGAGGGGGCCACCCCGTCCGAGAGCAACCTGCTCCTCGACGGATTTGCCGCCCGCTACAAGATCTTCTCCAACGGGCGGCGCCAGATCACGGCCATCCACGTCGCCGGCGATTTCGTCGACCTCCACAGTTTCCTCTTGAAAGCCATGGATCACGGCGTGCTGGCGCTCACCCCCTGCCGCGTCGCCATGGTGCCCCATGCGGCGCTCGAGAGAATCACCGACGAACATCCGCATCTCACGCGGCTGTTGTGGCTCAACACGCTCATCGACGGCGCCATCCACCGGGAATGGCTCACCACCATGGGGCGCCTGTCGGCCACGGCCCACATGGCGCATTTCATGTGCGAGCTCTTCCTGCGGCTCAAGGCCGTCGGCCGCACGGACCGCGATACGATCCAGCTGCCCCTCACCCAGGCGGAACTCGGCGACACGCTGGGACTTTCCACCGTACATGTGAACCGCGTGCTGCAGGAGCTGCGCAAGGAAGGCCTTATCCGATGGCAGGGCGACGCCCTGACGATTCTCGATTGGGAGCGGCTGGAAGCGGTGGGCGAGTTCACGCCGACCTATCTCAACCTTCAGTACGATCATCGATAA
- the irrA gene encoding iron response transcriptional regulator IrrA, whose product MTDPLSAYIESTTAPAHRRGCPLSELRDKLRRVGLRPTRQRVSLGWLLFGKGDRHITAEILFEEASRARVPVSLATVYNTLHQFTEAGLLRQLAVDGSKAYFDTNPTEHHHFFLEEEGELVDMPISGVSVADLPAPPEGMEVAGVEVIVRLRRKSS is encoded by the coding sequence ATGACCGATCCTTTGTCCGCCTATATCGAGTCCACCACGGCTCCGGCCCACCGGAGGGGTTGCCCCCTGTCCGAGCTGCGCGACAAGCTTCGCCGCGTCGGTCTGCGGCCCACCCGCCAGCGGGTATCGCTGGGCTGGCTTCTGTTCGGTAAGGGCGACCGGCACATCACGGCCGAGATCCTCTTCGAGGAGGCGAGCCGCGCCCGCGTGCCCGTGTCCCTGGCCACCGTCTACAACACCCTGCACCAGTTCACGGAAGCCGGCCTCCTGCGCCAGCTGGCCGTCGACGGGTCGAAAGCCTATTTCGACACCAACCCCACCGAGCATCACCATTTCTTCCTCGAGGAAGAGGGCGAGCTCGTGGACATGCCCATCTCCGGCGTGAGCGTAGCCGACCTGCCCGCCCCCCCGGAGGGGATGGAAGTGGCCGGCGTCGAGGTCATCGTGCGGCTTCGCCGCAAATCGTCTTAA
- a CDS encoding 2-hydroxyacid dehydrogenase, protein MKKRPVVVVTRRLPDVVETRLRELFDTRLNLEDKPLAREELTEAIRVADVLVPTITDEIDAALLEQAGPQLKLIANFGNGVDNIDVPAAVAKGITVTNTPGVLTEDTADMTMALILAVARRIPEGARVIPDGEWAGWSPTWMLGRRITGKRLGIVGMGRIGQALARRARAFGLSIHYHNRRHVPPKIEAELEATYWESLDQMLARMDIVSVNCPHTPATYHLLSARRLKLMKPDAILVNTARGEIIDEGALTKLIESGAIAGAGLDVFEEEPAVNPRLVRLAKQGKVVLLPHMGSATVEGRIAMGEKVIVNIKAFIDGHRPPDRVLPSML, encoded by the coding sequence ATGAAAAAGAGACCTGTCGTCGTCGTCACCCGCCGCCTTCCGGACGTTGTCGAAACGCGGCTGCGCGAATTGTTCGACACCCGCCTCAATCTCGAGGACAAGCCTCTCGCCCGCGAGGAGCTGACCGAGGCGATTCGCGTGGCGGACGTGCTCGTGCCCACCATCACGGACGAGATCGACGCCGCGCTGCTGGAGCAGGCAGGGCCCCAGCTCAAGCTGATCGCCAATTTCGGGAACGGCGTCGACAATATCGACGTACCGGCCGCCGTCGCGAAGGGCATCACCGTCACCAATACGCCCGGGGTGCTCACGGAAGACACGGCGGACATGACCATGGCGCTCATCCTGGCTGTCGCCCGCCGCATCCCGGAGGGCGCGAGGGTGATCCCCGACGGGGAATGGGCCGGCTGGTCGCCGACCTGGATGCTGGGCCGGCGCATCACCGGCAAGCGGCTCGGCATCGTCGGCATGGGCCGTATCGGCCAGGCGCTCGCCCGCAGGGCCCGGGCCTTCGGCCTCTCGATCCACTATCACAACCGCCGCCACGTGCCGCCGAAGATCGAGGCGGAGCTCGAGGCGACCTATTGGGAATCCCTCGACCAGATGCTGGCGCGTATGGACATCGTGTCCGTCAACTGCCCGCACACGCCCGCGACCTACCACCTGCTCTCCGCCCGGCGCCTCAAGCTGATGAAGCCCGACGCCATTCTCGTGAACACAGCGCGCGGCGAGATCATCGACGAGGGCGCGCTCACCAAGCTCATCGAATCCGGAGCCATTGCGGGCGCGGGCCTCGACGTGTTCGAGGAGGAGCCCGCCGTCAATCCCCGCCTCGTGCGGCTCGCCAAGCAGGGCAAGGTGGTGCTGCTGCCCCATATGGGTTCGGCCACCGTCGAGGGCCGCATCGCCATGGGCGAGAAGGTGATCGTCAATATCAAGGCTTTCATCGATGGCCACAGGCCGCCGGATCGGGTGCTGCCGAGCATGCTTTGA
- the fabB gene encoding beta-ketoacyl-ACP synthase I, with amino-acid sequence MRRVVVTGMGIVSSIGNNTQEVLASLREAKSGIAKAEDYEKFGFRCQVHGAPQIDVESLVDRRAMRFHGRGTAWNHVAMDQAIRDSGLEDGDVSNERTGIIMGSGGPSTRVIVEAADITRDKGPKRIGPFAVPKAMSSTASATLATWFKIKGVNYSISSACATSNHCVGNAYEMIQYGKQDVMFAGGCEDLDWTLSNLFDAMGAMSTKYNDTPARASRAYDANRDGFVIAGGAGVLVLEELEHAKARGAKIYGEIVGYGMTSDGYDMVAPSGEGAVRCMRMALKDVHNPIDYINPHATSTPVGDQKEIEAIREVFGSGDKCPPISATKSLTGHSLGATGVQEAIYSLLMMQNGFICESAHIDEIDPAFADMNIVRKRIDDARMDTVLSNSFGFGGTNATLVFSRYNG; translated from the coding sequence ATGAGGCGCGTCGTCGTCACCGGAATGGGCATCGTTTCGTCCATCGGCAACAACACGCAGGAGGTGCTTGCCTCTTTGCGCGAAGCAAAGTCGGGCATTGCGAAGGCCGAGGATTACGAGAAGTTCGGTTTCCGCTGCCAGGTGCACGGGGCCCCGCAGATCGATGTGGAATCCCTCGTCGACCGCCGTGCCATGCGCTTCCACGGCCGTGGCACCGCCTGGAACCACGTGGCCATGGATCAGGCGATCCGTGATTCGGGGCTCGAGGACGGCGACGTCTCCAACGAGCGCACCGGCATCATCATGGGATCGGGCGGCCCCTCCACCCGCGTGATCGTGGAAGCCGCCGACATCACCCGCGACAAGGGCCCCAAGCGCATCGGCCCCTTCGCCGTGCCCAAGGCCATGTCCTCCACGGCGTCCGCGACGCTCGCCACCTGGTTCAAGATCAAGGGCGTGAACTATTCCATCTCGTCGGCCTGCGCGACCTCCAACCACTGCGTCGGCAACGCCTACGAGATGATCCAATACGGCAAGCAGGACGTGATGTTCGCCGGCGGCTGCGAGGATCTGGATTGGACCCTGTCCAACCTCTTCGACGCCATGGGCGCCATGTCCACCAAGTACAACGACACGCCCGCCAGGGCCTCGCGCGCCTATGACGCCAACCGCGACGGCTTCGTGATCGCCGGCGGCGCGGGCGTGCTGGTGCTCGAGGAGCTTGAGCACGCCAAGGCTCGCGGCGCCAAGATCTACGGCGAGATCGTGGGCTACGGCATGACCTCCGACGGCTACGACATGGTGGCGCCCTCGGGCGAGGGCGCGGTGCGCTGCATGCGCATGGCGCTCAAGGACGTGCACAACCCCATCGACTACATCAACCCGCATGCCACCTCGACTCCGGTCGGCGACCAGAAGGAGATCGAGGCGATCCGCGAGGTGTTCGGCTCCGGCGACAAGTGCCCGCCGATCTCGGCCACCAAGTCGCTGACCGGCCACTCGCTCGGCGCCACCGGCGTGCAGGAGGCGATCTATTCCCTTCTGATGATGCAGAACGGCTTCATCTGCGAGAGCGCCCATATCGACGAGATCGATCCGGCCTTCGCCGACATGAACATCGTCCGCAAGCGCATCGACGATGCCAGGATGGATACGGTCCTGTCGAACTCGTTCGGCTTCGGCGGCACCAACGCCACGCTCGTCTTCAGCCGTTATAACGGATAA
- the fabA gene encoding 3-hydroxyacyl-[acyl-carrier-protein] dehydratase FabA, with product MARQSSFNYEELLACGRGELFGPGNAQLPLPPMLMFDRITSIGEDGGEYGKGHVRAELDIRPDLWFFPCHFHGDPVMPGCLGLDALWQLTGFFLGWGGSPGRGRALGVGEVKFSDQVLPTVKKVVYGVDLKRVFRSKLVLGIADGWLEADGRRIYEAKDMRVGLFQAETPAGG from the coding sequence ATGGCCCGCCAGTCCAGCTTTAATTACGAAGAGCTCCTCGCCTGCGGGCGCGGAGAATTGTTCGGCCCCGGCAATGCGCAGCTGCCGCTGCCTCCCATGCTGATGTTCGATCGCATCACCTCCATCGGCGAGGACGGCGGCGAATACGGCAAGGGCCATGTGCGCGCCGAGCTCGACATCCGTCCGGATCTCTGGTTCTTCCCCTGCCATTTCCACGGCGACCCCGTCATGCCGGGATGCCTGGGACTGGATGCTCTCTGGCAGCTGACCGGCTTCTTCCTGGGGTGGGGCGGCTCGCCGGGCCGTGGCCGGGCGCTGGGCGTCGGCGAGGTGAAGTTTTCCGATCAGGTCCTGCCCACCGTGAAGAAAGTGGTCTACGGCGTGGACCTCAAGCGCGTGTTCCGGTCCAAGCTGGTGCTCGGCATCGCCGACGGCTGGCTCGAAGCCGATGGACGGCGCATCTACGAGGCCAAGGACATGCGCGTCGGCCTCTTCCAGGCCGAGACCCCGGCAGGCGGCTGA
- a CDS encoding sulfate transporter family protein, with amino-acid sequence MLIQTVLAAARDVFSPALRRILWKSIGLTVALLALVWLGLTHLLDIFLTGHHLSEAYPFLDTLAVFLAGFGLFVALAYLLPAVSALVAGYFLDDVAEVVERGSYPADPPGQPLPFGKALLYGLRFAALSLAVNLVALLLLFVPGINIGVFFAANAYLLSREYFELAAGRFWGPEDAKRLRAEHRGTVLGAGVVLACLVLVPVLNLITPIFGVAMMVHLHKALMARRLADGRAGGPLRVEVGRRAS; translated from the coding sequence ATGTTGATTCAGACGGTTTTGGCGGCGGCCCGCGATGTGTTCTCCCCGGCGCTCCGGCGCATCCTGTGGAAGTCCATCGGCCTGACCGTCGCGCTGCTGGCGCTGGTCTGGCTCGGCCTGACGCATCTTCTCGACATCTTCCTGACCGGCCATCACCTGAGCGAGGCCTATCCGTTTCTCGATACCCTTGCGGTCTTCCTGGCGGGCTTCGGCCTCTTCGTCGCGCTCGCTTATCTGCTTCCCGCCGTGTCCGCCCTCGTGGCGGGCTATTTTCTCGACGACGTGGCCGAGGTGGTGGAGCGCGGGAGCTACCCGGCCGATCCGCCGGGGCAGCCGCTGCCCTTCGGCAAGGCCCTTCTCTACGGCCTGCGCTTTGCCGCCCTGTCGCTGGCGGTCAACCTCGTCGCCCTGCTCCTGCTGTTCGTGCCCGGGATCAATATCGGCGTGTTCTTCGCCGCCAACGCCTATCTGCTGAGCCGGGAATATTTCGAGCTGGCGGCGGGGCGCTTCTGGGGCCCGGAGGACGCAAAGCGCCTGCGCGCCGAACACAGGGGGACGGTGCTCGGCGCGGGGGTCGTTCTGGCGTGTCTCGTTCTCGTGCCGGTTCTGAACCTCATCACCCCGATCTTCGGCGTGGCGATGATGGTCCATCTGCACAAGGCCCTAATGGCTCGACGGCTGGCCGACGGCCGGGCCGGAGGCCCGCTCCGGGTGGAAGTCGGACGCCGCGCCTCCTGA
- a CDS encoding flavin monoamine oxidase family protein: MNGPLGSREGAGKWKRSVPSDSLSPSHVPQEPDVVIVGAGSAGIAAARRLLASGLTVTVLEARDRIGGRAVTRAFRGHPLDLGAHWLHAGPINPLVKLGVRRGEPLRRAPTDGHFYVRGKPAGCLRSAALDRAFAMADRAMTQAAKGPEDQAAAKALPPGMGPQGRRVFDIHGLVSGRPLGEVSLHDFPSMEYADNLFIAGGLGSYVARLGRDLPVRLRSPVHAIDWSGHGVRVATSTGSLRAKAVIVTTPMAVLQADVIRFAPALPHRIEEAIHGFRQGVYEHVILHWPDAPFKGPDRLATLTGTRRTPPGLLTRIDDTPFHFFELDQPHAARFDGRDADAPARFARDVLAEHFGARAIRNLSVPHATAWHNDPWARASWAVVPPGLAPIRDALKAPVAERIWFAGEGLSRAQWGTAGGAWEEGERAAGEIIAALRFAWPQVGSRS, translated from the coding sequence ATGAACGGACCTCTCGGATCGCGAGAGGGCGCAGGAAAATGGAAACGATCCGTGCCGAGCGATAGTCTCTCCCCGTCTCATGTCCCGCAGGAGCCCGACGTGGTGATCGTCGGGGCGGGCAGCGCCGGCATCGCCGCCGCGCGACGCCTGCTCGCTTCGGGCCTCACCGTCACGGTGCTGGAGGCGCGGGACCGGATCGGCGGGCGCGCCGTCACGCGCGCCTTCCGCGGGCATCCGCTGGATCTCGGCGCCCATTGGCTTCACGCCGGGCCGATCAACCCGCTCGTCAAGCTGGGTGTGCGGCGGGGCGAACCCCTGCGCCGTGCCCCGACGGACGGGCATTTCTACGTGCGCGGAAAGCCCGCAGGCTGCCTCCGGTCCGCGGCCCTCGACCGCGCCTTCGCCATGGCCGACCGCGCCATGACCCAAGCCGCGAAGGGCCCGGAGGATCAGGCCGCCGCGAAGGCCCTGCCGCCCGGCATGGGCCCCCAGGGCCGGCGCGTCTTCGATATCCACGGCCTCGTCTCCGGACGGCCGCTCGGCGAGGTGAGTCTGCATGACTTCCCGAGCATGGAATATGCCGACAACCTGTTCATCGCGGGTGGCCTCGGGAGCTATGTGGCGCGGCTCGGCCGGGATCTGCCGGTCCGCCTGCGGAGTCCGGTTCACGCCATCGACTGGTCGGGCCATGGCGTGCGGGTCGCGACGTCCACCGGATCTCTTCGGGCGAAAGCCGTTATCGTCACCACGCCCATGGCAGTCCTGCAGGCAGACGTGATCCGGTTCGCGCCCGCCCTGCCGCACCGTATCGAGGAGGCGATCCACGGATTCCGTCAGGGCGTCTACGAGCACGTGATCCTGCACTGGCCGGATGCGCCCTTCAAAGGCCCCGACCGGCTCGCGACGCTGACCGGTACACGCCGTACGCCGCCGGGCCTTCTCACCCGGATCGACGATACGCCCTTTCATTTCTTCGAGCTCGATCAGCCCCATGCGGCGCGCTTCGACGGACGCGACGCCGATGCGCCCGCGCGCTTCGCCCGGGATGTTCTGGCCGAGCATTTCGGGGCACGCGCGATCCGCAATCTCAGCGTCCCGCATGCCACCGCCTGGCACAACGACCCCTGGGCGCGCGCCTCCTGGGCCGTGGTGCCGCCGGGTCTCGCGCCCATTCGTGATGCCTTGAAGGCTCCCGTGGCCGAGCGGATCTGGTTCGCGGGCGAGGGGCTGTCGCGCGCCCAATGGGGCACGGCGGGAGGGGCCTGGGAAGAAGGCGAGAGGGCGGCCGGCGAAATCATCGCCGCTCTGCGGTTTGCCTGGCCGCAAGTCGGGAGTCGCTCGTAG
- a CDS encoding DUF3096 domain-containing protein, with protein MSVNLGFKLLPILAAILGVASLVVPRFLNIFVAVFLIAYALVQYGFIR; from the coding sequence ATGTCCGTCAACTTAGGCTTCAAGCTCCTGCCGATCCTCGCGGCAATCCTCGGCGTCGCCTCCCTGGTGGTGCCGCGTTTTCTCAATATCTTCGTTGCGGTCTTCCTGATCGCCTATGCGCTGGTTCAGTACGGCTTCATCCGCTGA
- a CDS encoding complex I NDUFA9 subunit family protein yields the protein MIGALRTPEQQIVTVFGGSGFLGRFVVSLLAKRGYRVLIPTRQPNLANFLPMGKVGQVHPIQANIRNPDSIRHAVMRADHVVNLTGILQEGGRQTFESVHVQAPRLIAEAAEKAVSFTHVSALGADAHSESAYARSKAAGEENLLKVRPDAVIVRPSLLFGPGDSSFNRFASLARMLPVLPLPGADTRFQPVYAGDVAEAIVRAVDGAVRPGTYELGGPEIRTLRQIMEFVCTVTERKRAIIPVSNAAARFQGMVMGALDMVTLGLLPDEFVTTRDQAILLETDNVVSQAAVAEGRTLEGMGVTPTTIEAIVPSYLVRFRKTGQFDLKRNNAASATPDLLAPRSGGAASDFHPERASGPAVGQPSSH from the coding sequence ATGATCGGCGCCCTTCGCACGCCTGAGCAGCAAATTGTCACGGTCTTCGGCGGATCGGGCTTTCTCGGCCGCTTCGTGGTCAGCCTCCTGGCCAAGCGCGGCTACCGCGTGCTGATTCCCACCCGCCAGCCGAATCTCGCGAACTTCCTGCCCATGGGCAAGGTCGGGCAGGTTCACCCGATCCAGGCCAATATCCGCAATCCCGATTCGATCCGCCATGCGGTGATGCGGGCCGATCACGTGGTCAATCTCACAGGCATCCTGCAGGAAGGCGGCCGCCAGACCTTCGAGTCGGTCCATGTGCAGGCCCCGCGCCTCATTGCCGAGGCCGCCGAAAAGGCAGTGTCCTTCACCCATGTCTCGGCTCTCGGCGCCGATGCCCATTCCGAATCGGCCTATGCCCGCTCCAAGGCGGCCGGCGAGGAGAACCTCCTGAAGGTTCGGCCGGACGCGGTGATTGTGCGTCCCTCCCTCCTGTTCGGACCGGGCGACAGCTCCTTCAACCGGTTCGCGTCGCTCGCCCGCATGCTGCCCGTGCTGCCGCTGCCGGGCGCCGACACCCGCTTTCAGCCGGTCTATGCGGGCGACGTGGCCGAGGCCATCGTGCGCGCGGTGGACGGCGCCGTGAGGCCGGGCACCTACGAGCTCGGCGGCCCCGAGATCCGCACCCTCCGCCAGATCATGGAGTTCGTCTGCACGGTGACCGAGCGCAAGCGCGCTATCATCCCGGTTTCCAATGCGGCCGCCCGCTTCCAGGGCATGGTCATGGGCGCGCTCGATATGGTCACCCTCGGCCTTCTGCCGGACGAGTTCGTCACCACCCGCGACCAGGCGATCCTGCTCGAAACGGACAACGTGGTGTCCCAGGCAGCCGTTGCGGAAGGCCGCACCCTCGAGGGCATGGGCGTGACGCCCACCACCATCGAGGCCATCGTGCCGTCCTATCTCGTGCGCTTCCGCAAGACCGGTCAGTTCGACCTCAAGCGCAACAACGCCGCCTCCGCGACGCCCGATCTGCTGGCGCCACGATCAGGAGGCGCGGCGTCCGACTTCCACCCGGAGCGGGCCTCCGGCCCGGCCGTCGGCCAGCCGTCGAGCCATTAG
- a CDS encoding N-acetyltransferase family protein, with product MLIRTARPEDAPAVWSIIEPVIRAGETYTLDRDMTETDALAYWLGPDKETFIAEEDGTILGTYYMRPNQAGGGSHVCNCGFMTSADATGRGVARRMCEHALAHARSRGYQGMQFNFVVSTNERAVRLWQKLGFEIVGRLPLAFHHPVHGYVDALVMFQAL from the coding sequence ATGCTCATTCGCACCGCCCGCCCCGAAGACGCTCCCGCCGTCTGGTCAATCATCGAGCCGGTCATTCGCGCTGGCGAGACCTATACGCTTGACCGCGACATGACCGAGACGGACGCGCTGGCTTACTGGCTTGGCCCGGACAAGGAGACGTTCATAGCCGAGGAAGACGGGACGATCCTCGGCACCTACTACATGCGCCCGAACCAGGCAGGTGGTGGCAGTCACGTCTGCAACTGTGGCTTCATGACGAGTGCGGATGCGACTGGGCGTGGGGTGGCGAGGCGGATGTGCGAGCACGCGTTGGCGCACGCCCGCTCGCGCGGTTACCAGGGTATGCAGTTCAACTTCGTGGTGAGCACGAACGAGCGGGCGGTACGCCTCTGGCAAAAGCTCGGCTTTGAGATCGTCGGTCGGCTCCCTCTGGCCTTTCACCATCCGGTCCACGGCTACGTCGATGCGTTGGTGATGTTCCAGGCGCTTTGA
- a CDS encoding EamA family transporter, producing MPPVHSLAAILVAVIWGLSFVVIKLGVGAVPPLLLCALRFFFAAVPAVFFVPRPKASLGNVVAYGFFLGVAQFGLLFAAIAFGMPASLASLVMQAQVFFTILFAALVMNERPGLYQIAGGLVGFCGLLVIAVPRLSGSGAGPFLMTVAAAAAWAVANIVSKRAGRVDMLGYIVWASLVAPLPLLGLSLLLDGPAQVASALTAMNLGTWGAVAYLAYPTTVFAFGVWAYLLSRHPAATVTPFALLVPVAGILGSALVLGEAMQPVEALGGAVILAGLALNLFGGRVLARQRAL from the coding sequence ATGCCGCCCGTTCATAGCCTTGCCGCCATTCTCGTCGCCGTCATCTGGGGCCTGAGCTTCGTCGTGATCAAGCTCGGCGTGGGCGCGGTGCCGCCCCTGCTGCTCTGTGCCCTGCGCTTCTTCTTCGCGGCCGTTCCGGCGGTCTTCTTCGTTCCTCGCCCCAAGGCGTCCCTCGGGAACGTGGTGGCCTACGGCTTCTTCCTCGGCGTCGCGCAGTTCGGGCTGCTTTTTGCCGCTATCGCCTTCGGCATGCCGGCGAGCCTCGCCTCTCTCGTCATGCAGGCGCAGGTCTTCTTCACGATCCTCTTCGCGGCCCTCGTCATGAACGAGCGGCCCGGGCTTTACCAGATCGCGGGCGGCCTCGTCGGCTTCTGCGGCCTTCTCGTCATCGCCGTGCCGCGCCTGTCCGGCAGCGGGGCCGGGCCGTTTCTCATGACGGTGGCGGCCGCGGCCGCCTGGGCCGTGGCGAACATCGTGTCGAAGCGCGCGGGGCGGGTCGACATGCTCGGCTATATCGTCTGGGCGAGCCTCGTCGCGCCCCTGCCGCTGCTCGGGTTGTCGCTTCTGCTCGACGGGCCCGCGCAGGTCGCCTCCGCCCTGACCGCCATGAACCTAGGCACCTGGGGCGCCGTGGCCTATCTCGCCTATCCCACCACGGTCTTCGCCTTCGGGGTCTGGGCCTATCTGCTCTCCCGGCACCCGGCCGCGACCGTGACACCCTTCGCCCTGCTCGTGCCGGTGGCGGGCATTCTCGGCTCCGCGCTCGTCCTGGGCGAGGCGATGCAGCCCGTCGAGGCCCTCGGCGGCGCGGTGATCCTGGCGGGCCTCGCCCTCAACCTGTTCGGAGGACGTGTCCTCGCGCGCCAGAGGGCCCTTTGA